A DNA window from Prochlorococcus marinus str. GP2 contains the following coding sequences:
- a CDS encoding Ppx/GppA phosphatase family protein has translation MIKKQDLRYFQENQILVASIDIGTNSTHLLVAEINLELKSFSIKFTDKSTTRLGERDEEGNLTEESIQRALVTLKRFKEYCKSNGVKQIVTAATSAVREAPNGQDFIRRVLDETDIQIEMISGSEEARLIYLGVLSGMAFEDQSFVIIDIGGGSTELILADKKDAIALTSSRIGAVRLKNDFLNKDSINSERFIFLTTFIKGSLEPSVRKIKSRSKGDKPLSMIATSGTATSLGNLISDDLGESKQKLHGYKFKKENLQNVLEKLIKLPISEIKKIPSLSERRAEIIIPGALILNTAMEMLNFNELTISERALREGLVVDWMLRKGIIKNELNIQSNIRKTTIVHQARKFGVESTRAEKVIDIAFQIYDQTKNIFYNENDPKAKELLWAASNLYNCGKYVNVGSYHKHSWYLIKNCELLGYSEAETNIIASIARYHRKTLPKKRHESWQSLISKEDKTLVLEMSLILRLAASLDQRPDKVISSVQIKLEGNILKFELLPLNRNNDLLLEKWNLRLCRNVIKELKNLDLKVI, from the coding sequence ATGATAAAGAAACAAGATTTAAGATATTTTCAAGAAAATCAAATTTTAGTAGCTTCTATAGATATTGGAACTAACTCTACACATCTCTTAGTAGCAGAAATTAATCTAGAATTAAAATCATTTTCAATAAAATTCACTGATAAATCAACCACTCGTCTCGGAGAAAGAGATGAGGAGGGTAATCTTACTGAAGAATCAATCCAAAGAGCATTAGTTACTCTTAAGCGATTTAAGGAATATTGTAAAAGTAATGGAGTAAAACAAATAGTTACAGCAGCAACAAGTGCAGTTAGGGAGGCCCCAAACGGTCAAGATTTTATTAGAAGAGTTCTTGATGAAACTGATATTCAAATAGAAATGATAAGTGGTTCTGAGGAAGCCAGATTAATTTACCTTGGTGTTCTTTCTGGTATGGCTTTTGAAGATCAGTCTTTTGTAATCATAGATATTGGAGGAGGATCTACAGAGTTAATACTTGCAGATAAAAAAGATGCTATAGCTCTTACCAGTTCTAGAATTGGTGCAGTAAGACTTAAAAATGATTTTTTAAATAAAGATTCTATAAATTCAGAAAGATTCATTTTTCTAACAACTTTTATAAAAGGATCTTTAGAACCATCTGTTCGAAAAATAAAGAGTAGATCTAAGGGAGATAAGCCTTTATCTATGATTGCAACCAGTGGCACTGCAACCTCATTAGGAAATTTAATTTCAGATGATTTGGGAGAATCTAAACAAAAGTTGCATGGTTATAAATTTAAGAAGGAAAATTTACAAAATGTATTGGAAAAACTAATTAAATTGCCAATTTCGGAAATCAAGAAAATACCTTCATTAAGTGAGAGAAGAGCAGAAATAATTATTCCAGGAGCATTGATATTAAACACTGCAATGGAGATGTTGAACTTTAATGAATTAACCATTAGTGAGAGGGCGCTTAGAGAGGGTTTAGTTGTTGATTGGATGCTTCGTAAAGGGATAATAAAAAACGAGTTAAATATTCAAAGCAATATTAGAAAAACAACCATAGTTCATCAGGCCAGAAAGTTTGGCGTAGAAAGTACAAGAGCTGAGAAAGTTATCGATATTGCCTTTCAAATTTATGATCAGACTAAAAATATCTTTTATAACGAAAATGACCCTAAAGCCAAAGAACTTCTTTGGGCAGCTTCTAATCTCTATAATTGTGGGAAATACGTGAATGTTGGGTCATATCACAAACACTCTTGGTACTTAATAAAAAATTGTGAGTTGTTGGGCTATTCTGAAGCAGAAACAAATATTATTGCTTCAATTGCTAGATACCATAGAAAGACTCTACCCAAGAAAAGACATGAGTCTTGGCAAAGTTTAATATCCAAAGAAGATAAAACATTAGTTCTTGAAATGTCATTGATTTTGAGACTAGCAGCATCTCTTGATCAAAGACCTGACAAGGTGATTTCCTCAGTTCAAATAAAATTGGAGGGAAATATTCTTAAATTTGAACTCTTACCTTTAAATAGAAACAATGATCTTCTTCT
- a CDS encoding 4-hydroxybenzoate polyprenyltransferase gives MKYTIGYMQNKNQQIKLSTFFELLRWNKPTGRMILLIPAGWSLYLTPDANPTFLMLLRIILGGLLVSGLGCVVNDIWDKKIDQRVFRTKNRPLAANKIGLKTAYSILFFLILCSFFLTLSLPQPGRILSISLAFLALPIILIYPSAKRWFKYPQLILSICWGFAVLIPWAANEGNLNSVVLLFCWLATIFWTFGFDTIYALADKKYDIKIGINSSAVNLQNNTRITIQICYLLTSIFLALCGFINQMDFIFWPIWLSTAILMQRDILKVFPEEKQSIKNIGNHFKNQSIYGGVLLLGIIISS, from the coding sequence ATGAAATATACAATAGGTTATATGCAAAATAAAAATCAACAAATTAAATTAAGTACTTTTTTTGAATTATTAAGGTGGAATAAGCCAACTGGAAGAATGATCTTACTTATTCCTGCTGGATGGAGTTTATATTTAACCCCAGATGCTAATCCAACATTTTTAATGTTGCTAAGAATAATCCTGGGAGGGCTACTAGTAAGTGGATTAGGCTGCGTAGTTAATGATATTTGGGACAAAAAAATTGATCAAAGAGTTTTCAGGACAAAAAATAGACCTCTAGCTGCAAATAAAATCGGCCTTAAAACAGCTTATTCAATTCTTTTCTTTTTGATTTTATGTAGTTTCTTTTTGACTTTGTCACTACCTCAACCTGGCAGGATCCTATCAATTTCACTTGCTTTTTTAGCTTTACCTATTATTTTAATTTATCCTTCTGCCAAAAGATGGTTTAAATACCCTCAATTAATCTTATCCATATGTTGGGGTTTTGCTGTCTTAATTCCCTGGGCCGCAAATGAAGGTAATTTAAATAGTGTTGTTTTATTGTTTTGCTGGCTAGCTACTATTTTTTGGACTTTTGGCTTCGACACAATTTATGCTTTAGCAGATAAAAAATATGATATCAAAATTGGAATAAATAGTTCCGCTGTGAACCTTCAGAACAATACAAGAATAACTATTCAAATTTGTTATTTATTAACTTCTATTTTTCTTGCATTATGCGGATTTATTAATCAAATGGATTTTATTTTTTGGCCAATTTGGCTTTCAACGGCAATCTTAATGCAGCGAGATATACTTAAGGTATTTCCTGAGGAAAAGCAATCTATAAAA